The DNA window aataatgttAACTGTTTTATGTGAATCAATTCATGCATGCAAAtcgtaattatttttttattaaaacgaaACACCCCATTCTATGTACAGTGAGGTGTTTATTTAGTAGTAAAAGAATGCTTTTGAATTCTATTTAGTTGGGACAACAATGACATGCAGCAATATGATGATGAATCAGATTTGGATGGAATGGAAAAAACAAGGTACAATGAAGTATAGTCACAAACAGTTGAAATACTTCTCTTTACAGTTGTAATAGTAATAactttgtttaaatgtttttcaaatattattgcAATGTTATGGAATGCTTCAAAATACCTATTTACAATAATCTTTTGATAATGTGtcttatttattatcattacaGACATAGAGAATCAACATCCCGATCTCGGTCTCGATCACCAGTTAGACGCTCCAGGTCACGGTCAAGATCTCATGAACGGCATCGAGACAGAGCTCGTCGGATAAATCTCATCTCCAAAAGAGTTATTATCAGCAATGTGCCATATGAGATGAAGTGGCAGGACATCAAAgatatttttagaaaagaaggtataccaaaataaatgtaaaaactcTGCAAAACTTATTTAAAAGATGTTAGTGTTTGATATAAACAAATAGATATTTTGatatactttttaatttaatactaCACAATTATCTTTATTGTTAAATATCTTGAAATAGATCTTAGACTTTGATGAACCTACAtgctgtatttttttcacagttGGAGAGGTGCAGTATGTTGAAATGTTTGAAACTCCTGATGGAAAATCCCGGGGATCAGggtatatttgttttattcatctTATCTGTGTAAATATGCTTCTCCCTATAAAGTCTCTATTGTTTTGAAGTAACATGATTTTTATGACGATGAACATAGATTGAAATTATTGCTTATACACTGCAGAATAATTGAATTCAAAGACAAAGATACTGCCAGAAAAGCCATTGAAACCATGCACAGATATAAGATGAAAGACAGAAATATAGTTGTCCGAGAGGTATGACCTGTCTCACAGTGTAAATATTTGACTCTTTTCCTAatattataagaaaaaattCCTAATATAATTTGTGTACTATTCAAGTTTAGATTTCAGTTCTCAAACAGctgttttatatgattttttgtaTTGTGTAAATAGGACATTTGAATTAGATCTTCTTTTTATTGTGTTATTTAGGAACGTGAGAGTGATCAGAACCAGAATATGGGAGGTGGCCGAGGGGGTGGATCTGGGATGATGggtggaggaggaggaggaggtcTAGGAGGTGGAATGGGAATGATGGGAAATATGGGAGGAAGTGGAGGCATGATGGGTAATATGGGGGGAGGTGGGGGAGGACCTGGTATTACCCCTCAACTCTTACAGCAGCTAGGTGTGGATGGACCGGTAACCAACACAGTGTTTGTATCCAATGTAAGTTTCAGTATTGATTTTGTTAGTGCAATTGTTAAGTTTGGATTTtggcatttaaacatcaaagtCTACAGTTGATAAAAATGTGGGACTTAATTGGATTTTCCTATGAATATTTCAGATTGATTACAAAGTTACCTGGAAGAAACTAAAGGATGTGTTTAAGTTGGCTGGAAATGTACAGAGAGTGGAAGTTATGCAGTCCAAGGATGGAAAGAGTAGAGGAATGGCCACAGTCAGCTTTGACACTCAGTTAGAGGCTCTCCAAGCTATCTGTATCCTTAATGCACAGAAAAATCTAAAGTTCATGTCGTAATAATATTGAAAGTAATGAAACTATTTAGTTCAGTAAAAATTTTAGGATGGAATTACTTCAGAAAGTTGTAGCTTAAAAAACCTTAATTGATAATAGCAATGTTCAATAATCAAACCCTGTATGATCGTCCAATGAGAGTGAAGATGGACAGTACAGCAGCAAAGAAACCAGAGATACCGCTACCATGTAAATGCACAGACTCCATAGCAAAAAGAATTCtattttacaataaatgaatttt is part of the Crassostrea angulata isolate pt1a10 chromosome 3, ASM2561291v2, whole genome shotgun sequence genome and encodes:
- the LOC128177455 gene encoding myelin expression factor 2-like isoform X1, which translates into the protein MSDQEQNSMGWDNNDMQQYDDESDLDGMEKTRHRESTSRSRSRSPVRRSRSRSRSHERHRDRARRINLISKRVIISNVPYEMKWQDIKDIFRKEVGEVQYVEMFETPDGKSRGSGIIEFKDKDTARKAIETMHRYKMKDRNIVVREERESDQNQNMGGGRGGGSGMMGGGGGGGLGGGMGMMGNMGGSGGMMGNMGGGGGGPGITPQLLQQLGVDGPVTNTVFVSNIDYKVTWKKLKDVFKLAGNVQRVEVMQSKDGKSRGMATVSFDTQLEALQAISMFNNQTLYDRPMRVKMDSTAAKKPEIPLPSGLKSIGMGLGLGGVPIQNPQGRSGMGMGNLGGGGGGGGMGSGMSSVGGLGNMDSGMGMGSSLGGGSMGSMGGSLSGLGLGGGNMGGGGGSNVGLGGLGNSGLSGMGLSGGLNDFNSGMGSGGGLGSNFGNSLSGLSDNRMGLGSLSNSSLGGNTFSSNMMDNMGGGLGLGNSSSSNYGGGSGLSSSYSDRGGSSRGRDRDSDRSTRPDNCTVCVRNLPYSLKWQDLKEKFKAVADVRFAEIKMENGRSAGWGLVRFGNPDDAQRAISLMNRSRIDGREVDVKMYR
- the LOC128177455 gene encoding myelin expression factor 2-like isoform X2, encoding MSDQEQNSMGWDNNDMQQYDDESDLDGMEKTRHRESTSRSRSRSPVRRSRSRSRSHERHRDRARRINLISKRVIISNVPYEMKWQDIKDIFRKEVGEVQYVEMFETPDGKSRGSGIIEFKDKDTARKAIETMHRYKMKDRNIVVREERESDQNQNMGGGRGGGSGMMGGGGGGGLGGGMGMMGNMGGSGGMMGNMGGGGGGPGITPQLLQQLGVDGPVTNTVFVSNIDYKVTWKKLKDVFKLAGNVQRVEVMQSKDGKSRGMATVSFDTQLEALQAISMFNNQTLYDRPMRVKMDSTAAKKPEIPLPSGLKSIGMGLGLGGVPIQNPQGSGMGMGNLGGGGGGGGMGSGMSSVGGLGNMDSGMGMGSSLGGGSMGSMGGSLSGLGLGGGNMGGGGGSNVGLGGLGNSGLSGMGLSGGLNDFNSGMGSGGGLGSNFGNSLSGLSDNRMGLGSLSNSSLGGNTFSSNMMDNMGGGLGLGNSSSSNYGGGSGLSSSYSDRGGSSRGRDRDSDRSTRPDNCTVCVRNLPYSLKWQDLKEKFKAVADVRFAEIKMENGRSAGWGLVRFGNPDDAQRAISLMNRSRIDGREVDVKMYR